A genomic region of Papaver somniferum cultivar HN1 chromosome 7, ASM357369v1, whole genome shotgun sequence contains the following coding sequences:
- the LOC113296310 gene encoding uncharacterized protein LOC113296310, with translation MNLENTIVEGNDESLEDRSKAMIFVRRHRDEALKSQYLTVEDPFSLWSDLKDRYDHQKTVILPRTRHEWMNLRLQDFKTVSEYNSELFWIVSRLRLCGEVVNEYDLLENTCSTFHASNVLLQQQYRERRFEKYSQLISCLLVAEQNNELLMRNHQSHLTGTVATPEVNASSSHGRGKGHWHGPKRHNNKKKGGHNDGKRGNNNNLPQNKSKGNGLQNKPKENKETTCFRCGMQGHWPHVCRTAKHLVDLYQASLKTQGNNVEMNFVNFENGETTHFDISDFLLQENNNES, from the coding sequence ATGAATTTGGAAAACACTATCGTTGAAGGAAACGACGAATCCCTGGAGGATCGTTCAAAAGCCATGATTTTCGTTCGTCGTCATCGTGACGAGGCATTGAAATCCCAATATTTGACAGTGGAAGATCCATTCTCATTGTGGTCTGACTTGAAAGATCGCTATGACCATCAAAAAACCGTCATACTCCCTCGAACTCGACATGAGTGGATGAACTTGCGTTTGCAAGATTTTAAGACGGTTAGTGAGTATAATTCTGAACTTTTCTGGATTGTTTCTCGTTTAAGATTATGTGGAGAAGTTGTAAATGAATATGATCTTTTGGAAAATACTTGCTCAACTTTTCATGCTTCAAATGTTCTCTTGCAACAACAATACCGCGAGCGGAGGTTTGAGAAATACTCACAATTAATTTCTTGTCTTCTTGTGGCTGAGCAAAACAATGAATTATTGATGAGAAATCATCAGTCCCATCTCACTGGTACTGTTGCAACACCTGAAGTGAATGCCAGTTCATCTCATGGACGTGGGAAGGGCCATTGGCATGGTCCCAAGCGCCACAATAACAAGAAGAAGGGTGGTCATAATGACGGCAAAAGGGGAAACAACAACAACCTCCCCCAGAATAAGAGCAAAGGAAATGGTTTACAAAACAAGCCTAAGGAAAACAAAGAGACTACTTGTTTCCGTTGTGGCATGCAAGGACATTGGCCCCACGTCTGTCGTACTGCCAAACATCTGGTCGATCTGTACCAGGCATCTCTTAAGACACAAGGAAATAATGTCGAAATGAATTTTGTTAATTTTGAGAATGGGGAGACTACCCACTTCGACATTTCAGATTTCCTTCTCCAGGAGAATAACAATGAATCTTGA